In Chloroflexota bacterium, the DNA window GTGGCTGCGGTATTTTCCGCCCAACCGATACGAGGCTCGAATACGGGGATGAAGTCGTCATCCAGTCCCCACTCAGCCTTTGTCTGCCAGAAAGTTCCGTATTGGGCAAGGCGAAAGGAGAGGTGTTCCTCCAACTGGGCATCGTCGAAGAAATCGAAGGTGTCCAGTGGCCGCGGTGTTTTTACATCGATGGAGAGATCCCAGTTGAAGGAATCCCAGCTCTGGGGGATGACCGTGACAAGGTATCGTCGCTTTCCCTCAAACCAGGCTCGATGTCTTGCCACGACTGCTTCCAGATCGGGACGCCAGATCAGTTCAACACCAGTTTTGTTCATGGTTCTCTTCCGGGAAGTTTACCGTCAGCAAGACTCATCTTCGAAATAAACCGTCGCATGGTCAGGCCGGATATTGGTGAGTTGTCCGGTGTAATGGCGCAAATCACGAGCCTCGTAGGGATAACGGGTGATGGCTGCTTCATCGATGTCGATGCCTAAGCCAGGTTCCTCGGGAACGAACATCATACCGTCCTGAAAACGAACATGCTCTGTACTGATCTCTTTTCGATGGGGAACATCGCTCGCCATGGTCTCAAGAAGATAGAAATTGGGCGTACAGGCAGCGATCTGCAGTGTCGCAGCGTTTGCCACCGGGCCACTGGGATTGTGTGGACAGATCGGGAGGTGATGACATTCGGCCATCGCCGCTATTTTGCGTAGCTCTCCCAGGCCTCCCACATGAGTAACGTCGGGCTGGATGAAGTCGGCGCAGCCCAGGCGAAAGAATTCGGGAAAGTCCCAGCGACTGTAAAGCCGTTCACCTGCAGCAATTGACACGTCAATCCGCCGCCGGACCGCTGCCAGGCCCTCTTTATTGTCCGGCGGAATGGGCTCTTCGAACCAGAGCACCTCGAAATCCGCCA includes these proteins:
- a CDS encoding enolase C-terminal domain-like protein, translated to ADFEVLWFEEPIPPDNKEGLAAVRRRIDVSIAAGERLYSRWDFPEFFRLGCADFIQPDVTHVGGLGELRKIAAMAECHHLPICPHNPSGPVANAATLQIAACTPNFYLLETMASDVPHRKEISTEHVRFQDGMMFVPEEPGLGIDIDEAAITRYPYEARDLRHYTGQLTNIRPDHATVYFEDESC